Proteins encoded in a region of the Suncus etruscus isolate mSunEtr1 chromosome 1, mSunEtr1.pri.cur, whole genome shotgun sequence genome:
- the SNAPC5 gene encoding snRNA-activating protein complex subunit 5: MLSRLQELRKEEETLLRLKAALHDQLNRLKVEEMALQAMINSARGDSMLPSQPAPDPAEDMLVHVDNEASINQTALELSTRSHVPEEEEEEEEEEESDS; encoded by the exons ATGCTGAGCCGGCTCCAGGAGCTGCGCAAGGAGGAGGAGACGCTCCTGCGCCTGAAAGCGGCGCTGCACGACCAGCTCAACCGGCTCAAG GTTGAAGAAATGGCACTGCAGGCAATGATTAATTCAGCCAGAGGGGACAGCATGCTACCTTCCCAGCCTGCACCTGATCCAGCAGAGGAT ATGTTGGTGCATGTTGACAATGAAGCTTCAATCAACCAAACAGCACTGGAGCTGAGCACAAGGAGTCACGTgccagaagaggaagaggaggaagaagaggaagaagaatcaGATTCCTGA
- the RPL4 gene encoding 60S ribosomal protein L4, translating to MACARPLISVYSEKGESSGKNVNLPAVFKAPIRPDIVNFVHTNLRKNNRQPYAVSELAGHQTSAESWGTGRAVARIPRVRGGGTHRSGQGAFGNMCRGGRMFAPTKTWRRWHRRVNTTQKRYAICSALAASGLPALVMSKGHRIEEVPELPLVVEDKVESYKKTKEAVLLLKKLKAWNDIKKVYASQRMRAGKGKMRNRRRIQRRGPCIIYNEDNGIIKAFRNIPGITLLNVSKLNILKLAPGGHVGRFCIWTESAFRKLDELYGTWRKAASLKSNYNLPMHKMLNTDLSRILKSPEIQRALRAPRKKIHRRVLKKNPLKNLRIMLKLNPYAKTMRRNTILRQARNHKIRMIKAAAALEAKSDGKEAAAGKKPVVGKKKPVGVKKPKKPPVGKKAAPTKKPAEKKPAGKKSATEEKKPAA from the exons ATG GCGTGTGCTCGCCCACTGATTTCGGTGTACTCCGAAAAGGGGGAGTCATCTGGCAAAAATGTCAATTTGCCTGCAGTGTTCAAGGCTCCCATTCGACCAGATATTGTCAACTTCGTTCACACCAACCTGCGCAAGAATAACCGCCAACCCTATGCAGTCAGTGAGCTCGCAG GTCATCAAACCAGTGCTGAATCTTGGGGAACTGGCAGGGCTGTGGCTCGAATTCCCAGAGTTCGAGGTGGTGGTACCCATCGCTCTGGCCAGGGAGCTTTTGGAAAT ATGTGTCGTGGGGGACGCATGTTTGCACCAACCAAAACCTGGCGCCGTTGGCACCGCAGAGTGAACACAACACAGAAGCGATATGCCATCTGCTCTGCCCTGGCCGCTTCCGGCTTACCTGCGTTGGTCATGTCAAAAG GTCATCGTATTGAGGAAGTTCCTGAACTTCCATTGGTGGTTGAAGATAAAGTTGAAAGCTACAAGAAGACCAAGGAGGCTGTTCTGTTGCTTAAGAAACTTAAGGCCTGGAATGATATCAAAAAG GTTTATGCCTCTCAGCGGATGAGAGCTGGCAAAGGCAAAATGAGAAACCGTCGTCGTATCCAGCGCAGGGGACCTTGCATCATCTATAATGAAGACAACGGTATCATTAAAGCCTTCAGAAACATCCCTG GAATTACTTTGCTTAATGTAAGTAAGCTGAACATACTGAAACTTGCTCCTGGTGGCCACGTGGGTCGTTTCTGCATTTGGACTGAAAGTGCATTCCGCAAATTAGATGAGCTGTATGGCACTTGGCGTAAAGCTGCCTCCCTCAAGAGTAACTACAA tCTTCCCATGCATAAGATGCTTAATACCGATCTTAGCAGAATCTTGAAAAGCCCAGAGATCCAAAGAGCCTTGCGGGCACCACG CAAGAAGATTCATCGCAGAGTCCTGAAGAAGAATCCATTGAAAAACCTGAGAATTATGTTGAAGCTGAATCCATATGCCAAGACAATGCGCCGAAATACCATTCTTCGTCAGGCCAGGAAT CACAAAATCCGGATGATTAAAGCAGCAGCAGCACTAGAAGCCAAATCTGATGGGAAGGAGGCTGCTGCAGGCAAGAAGCCTGTGGTTGGGAAAAAGAAGCCTGTTGGTGTTAAAAAACCAAAGAAGCCTCCTGTAGGGAAAAAGGCTGCACCTACCAAGAAACCAGCTGAAAAGAAGCCTGCAGGGAAGAAATCTGCCACAGAAGAAAAGAAGCCTGCTGCTTAA